One Acidimicrobiales bacterium genomic region harbors:
- the kdpB gene encoding potassium-transporting ATPase subunit KdpB, which translates to MSTTNEPVQLKERAATPGPTMAHGVAQARGLFDRDILRHSVVDAVRKLDPRTQLKNPVMFVVLVGTVVTLIESIAHPGLFDWSITIWLLLTVLFANFAEAMAEGRGKAQAETLRRMRSETLARRLRSDGTEERVAAAELAKGDTVVCEAGDVIPSDGEIVEGIASVDESAITGESAPVIRESGGDRSAVTGGTKVLSDRILVQITAERGRTFLDRMIGLVEGANRQKTPNEIALTILLAVLTIVFIPVVVVLQPFAHYAGSAVSVVILVSLLVCLIPTTIGALLSAIGIAGMDRLVQRNVLAMSGRAVEAAGDVQTLLLDKTGTITLGNRMASAFLPVGGHGEEELAGAAQLASLADETPEGRSIVVLAKERFDIRERALGEGHTFVPFSATTRMSGLDLDGREIRKGAAESVKRWVTERGGTIPGDLDPIVERVSRSGATPLVVADGPLVLGVIELKDVVKQGISEKFAEMRQMGIRTVMITGDNPLTAAAIAQEAGVDDYLAEATPEAKLELIRAEQEGGKLVAMTGDGTNDAPALAQADVGVAMNTGTTAAKEAGNMVDLDSNPTKLIDVVEIGKQLLITRGSLTTFSIANDVAKYFAIIPALFAATYPQLNALNVMKLHSPTSAVLAAVIFNALVIVALIPLALRGVRFRAAGSAAILRRNVFIYGVGGIVTPFVFIKLIDLILVALHWY; encoded by the coding sequence ATGAGCACAACCAATGAGCCGGTCCAGCTGAAGGAGCGGGCCGCGACGCCGGGCCCGACGATGGCGCACGGTGTGGCGCAGGCGAGGGGTCTGTTCGACCGCGACATCCTCCGGCACTCCGTCGTCGACGCCGTCCGCAAGCTCGACCCGCGTACCCAGCTGAAGAACCCGGTGATGTTCGTGGTGCTCGTCGGCACCGTCGTCACCCTCATCGAGTCGATCGCCCACCCCGGCCTGTTCGACTGGTCGATCACGATCTGGCTGCTGCTCACCGTGCTCTTCGCGAACTTCGCGGAGGCGATGGCCGAGGGTCGCGGCAAGGCCCAGGCTGAGACGTTGCGCCGGATGCGCTCGGAGACCCTCGCCCGCCGGCTGCGCTCGGACGGGACAGAGGAGCGGGTCGCCGCCGCCGAGCTCGCGAAGGGCGACACCGTCGTCTGCGAGGCGGGGGACGTGATCCCCTCCGACGGCGAGATCGTCGAGGGCATCGCCTCGGTCGACGAGTCGGCGATCACCGGCGAGTCGGCGCCGGTGATCCGCGAGTCCGGCGGCGACCGCTCCGCGGTGACGGGCGGCACGAAGGTGCTCTCGGACCGGATCCTCGTGCAGATCACCGCCGAGCGGGGCAGGACCTTCCTCGACCGCATGATCGGTCTCGTCGAGGGCGCCAACCGCCAGAAGACCCCGAACGAGATCGCGCTCACCATCCTGCTCGCCGTGCTGACGATCGTCTTCATCCCGGTGGTCGTGGTGCTGCAGCCCTTCGCCCACTACGCCGGCTCCGCGGTCTCGGTCGTCATCTTGGTCTCGCTCCTCGTCTGCCTGATCCCGACGACGATCGGCGCCCTGCTGTCGGCGATCGGCATCGCCGGCATGGACCGCCTCGTGCAGCGCAACGTGCTCGCGATGTCGGGGCGCGCCGTCGAGGCGGCGGGCGACGTCCAGACCCTGCTCCTCGACAAGACGGGGACGATCACCCTCGGCAACCGCATGGCCTCTGCCTTCCTCCCCGTCGGGGGGCACGGAGAGGAGGAGCTCGCCGGGGCCGCGCAGCTCGCCTCGCTCGCGGACGAGACGCCGGAGGGCCGGAGCATCGTCGTCCTCGCGAAGGAGCGCTTCGACATCCGCGAGCGCGCCCTCGGCGAGGGTCACACCTTCGTCCCCTTCTCGGCGACGACGCGCATGTCCGGCCTCGACCTCGACGGGCGCGAGATCAGGAAGGGCGCCGCGGAGTCGGTGAAGCGCTGGGTCACCGAACGGGGCGGCACGATCCCCGGCGACCTCGACCCGATCGTCGAGCGGGTCTCGCGTTCGGGGGCGACGCCGCTCGTCGTCGCCGACGGGCCGCTCGTGCTCGGCGTGATCGAGCTGAAGGACGTGGTGAAGCAGGGGATCTCCGAGAAGTTCGCCGAGATGCGCCAGATGGGGATCCGCACGGTGATGATCACCGGCGACAACCCGCTCACGGCGGCGGCGATCGCGCAGGAGGCCGGCGTCGACGACTACCTCGCCGAGGCGACGCCGGAGGCCAAGCTCGAGCTGATCCGCGCCGAGCAGGAGGGCGGGAAGCTCGTCGCGATGACCGGCGACGGGACCAACGACGCCCCCGCGCTCGCGCAGGCAGACGTCGGTGTGGCGATGAACACCGGGACGACCGCGGCCAAGGAGGCCGGCAACATGGTCGACCTCGACTCCAACCCGACCAAGCTCATCGACGTCGTCGAGATCGGCAAGCAGCTGCTCATCACCCGCGGCTCGCTCACCACCTTCTCCATCGCGAACGACGTCGCGAAGTACTTCGCGATCATCCCCGCGCTCTTCGCCGCGACCTACCCGCAGCTGAACGCGCTGAACGTGATGAAGCTGCACAGTCCGACGAGCGCGGTCCTCGCTGCGGTGATCTTCAACGCCCTCGTGATCGTGGCGCTGATCCCGCTCGCGCTGCGCGGCGTGCGCTTCCGCGCCGCCGGCTCGGCCGCGATCCTGCGCCGCAACGTCTTCATCTACGGCGTCGGCGGCATCGTCACGCCATTCGTGTTCATCAAGCTGATCGACCTCATCCTCGTCGCGCTCCACTGGTACTGA
- a CDS encoding OB-fold nucleic acid binding domain-containing protein → MSEEPRPPDPKRICEVIARTRVEVSGRIRRVTACRRGPSVSCQMELDDGSGLLHLVFFGRRAVPGLTAGRWVTVRGTAGAEGGRLVLWNPRYELCCDPTEAERDRAPGRRAAPAVGAATPGG, encoded by the coding sequence GTGAGCGAGGAGCCGCGCCCGCCGGACCCGAAGAGGATCTGCGAGGTCATCGCGCGGACGCGGGTCGAGGTGAGCGGCAGGATCCGCCGGGTGACGGCCTGCCGCCGCGGCCCTTCGGTCTCCTGCCAGATGGAGCTCGACGACGGCAGCGGCCTCCTGCACCTCGTGTTCTTCGGACGCCGCGCCGTCCCCGGGCTCACCGCGGGCAGATGGGTCACGGTGCGCGGGACCGCGGGCGCAGAGGGCGGGCGCCTCGTGCTCTGGAACCCGCGCTACGAGCTGTGCTGCGACCCGACCGAGGCGGAGCGTGACCGTGCGCCTGGCCGCCGCGCGGCGCCCGCCGTCGGCGCGGCCACGCCGGGAGGC
- a CDS encoding potassium-transporting ATPase subunit F: MSAVQAVLLVVSFLVFVYLGVAMFKPEWF, encoded by the coding sequence ATGAGCGCGGTTCAGGCGGTCCTGCTCGTCGTCTCGTTCCTCGTCTTCGTCTACCTCGGTGTGGCGATGTTCAAGCCGGAGTGGTTCTAG
- the kdpA gene encoding potassium-transporting ATPase subunit KdpA → MAFFWTIVTLVVALGLAWRFLGSYMAAVFEGRLRFLAFLERPVYRLLGTSPEHEQSWQRYAGSLVIFSGVSFVFTYALLRLQGSLPLNPQHLGAVPPALSFNTATSFLTNTNWQNYGGETTMSYFSQITSLTVQQFVSPAVGIAVAIAMVRGFSRRGSATIGNFWVDVTRCLLYVLAPGAFLAGIVFVASGGVQTLAGTVVVHDSLNGVTQTIARGPIAFMEAIKQLGTNGGGFLDQNSATSFENPTGLTNWLSIFLLLCIPFALTYTFGKMVGSVRHGVALLAAMAIIFGSWVGFTSFAEHQNNPAVVAAGVATAAGQQVGNTEGKEVRFGDTTTALFGVASTNTSTGSADASYDSFTPIGGFGLLTGMMLGEVTPGGTGSGLYTILLYALIAVFIGGLMIGRTPEYLGKKVQASEIKLAGLGALVMPLTVLVVTAIAVSVHAGRIGPANAGPHGFSEILYALTSQGNNNGSAFGGLTGNSPFYNVIGAIDMLIGRFGIMIPALALGGALAAKHVVPASLGTFRTDNTMFVGLTIGVIVIIGGLTFFPAVSLGPIVEQLSHGKYF, encoded by the coding sequence GTGGCGTTCTTCTGGACGATCGTCACGCTCGTCGTCGCGCTCGGCCTCGCCTGGCGCTTCCTCGGCTCCTACATGGCGGCGGTCTTCGAGGGCCGCCTCCGCTTCCTCGCCTTCCTCGAGCGACCCGTCTACCGGCTGCTCGGCACGAGCCCCGAGCACGAGCAGTCCTGGCAGCGCTACGCCGGCTCGCTGGTGATCTTCTCGGGGGTCTCGTTCGTCTTCACCTACGCGCTGCTGCGCCTGCAGGGCTCCCTGCCGCTCAACCCGCAGCACCTCGGGGCGGTGCCGCCGGCGCTCAGCTTCAACACCGCCACCAGCTTCCTCACCAACACGAACTGGCAGAACTACGGCGGCGAGACGACGATGTCGTACTTCTCCCAGATCACCTCGCTCACGGTGCAGCAGTTCGTCTCCCCGGCGGTCGGCATCGCCGTCGCGATCGCGATGGTGCGCGGCTTCTCGCGGCGGGGCAGCGCGACGATCGGCAACTTCTGGGTCGACGTGACCCGCTGCCTGCTCTACGTCCTCGCTCCGGGCGCCTTCCTCGCCGGGATCGTCTTCGTCGCCTCCGGCGGCGTGCAGACCCTCGCCGGCACCGTCGTCGTCCACGACTCGCTGAACGGCGTCACCCAGACGATCGCCCGTGGCCCGATCGCCTTCATGGAGGCGATCAAGCAGCTCGGCACGAACGGCGGCGGCTTCCTCGACCAGAACTCGGCGACGAGCTTCGAGAACCCGACCGGGCTCACCAACTGGCTGTCGATCTTCCTCCTGCTCTGCATCCCATTCGCGCTGACCTACACCTTCGGGAAGATGGTCGGCTCGGTTCGCCACGGCGTCGCCCTCCTCGCGGCGATGGCGATCATCTTTGGGAGCTGGGTCGGCTTCACGAGCTTCGCCGAGCACCAGAACAACCCGGCGGTCGTGGCGGCCGGGGTGGCCACCGCTGCCGGCCAGCAGGTCGGGAACACCGAGGGCAAGGAGGTGCGCTTCGGCGACACCACGACGGCACTGTTCGGCGTCGCCTCGACGAACACCTCGACCGGCTCGGCCGACGCCTCCTACGACTCGTTCACGCCGATCGGCGGCTTCGGCCTGCTCACGGGGATGATGCTCGGGGAGGTGACGCCCGGCGGGACCGGCAGCGGGCTCTACACGATCCTCCTCTACGCGCTGATCGCGGTGTTCATCGGCGGCCTGATGATCGGCCGAACACCGGAGTACCTCGGGAAGAAGGTCCAGGCCTCAGAGATCAAGCTCGCCGGCCTCGGGGCCCTCGTGATGCCGCTCACGGTGCTCGTCGTGACCGCGATCGCCGTCTCGGTGCACGCCGGGAGGATCGGCCCCGCCAACGCCGGGCCGCACGGCTTCAGCGAGATCCTCTACGCCCTCACCTCCCAGGGCAACAACAACGGATCCGCCTTCGGCGGGCTGACGGGGAACTCGCCCTTCTACAACGTGATCGGGGCGATCGACATGCTGATCGGGCGCTTCGGGATCATGATCCCGGCCCTCGCGCTCGGCGGGGCGCTCGCCGCGAAGCACGTCGTCCCGGCCTCGCTCGGCACCTTCCGCACCGACAACACGATGTTCGTCGGACTGACGATCGGCGTGATCGTGATCATCGGCGGGCTGACCTTCTTCCCCGCCGTCTCGCTCGGTCCGATCGTCGAGCAGCTGAGCCACGGAAAGTACTTCTGA
- a CDS encoding potassium-transporting ATPase subunit C: protein MLVNLRRSLVFAVIAVVGTLLYALVGTGLSQVLFKSQADGSITARGSTLIGQNWAAASCSGHLIGSCVFHGRPDDTGPYAADPKKNISGGDNPLVANGVDGESAATNLGPRSVTLRDDTEALVAYWHHLGVSDPTPDLVTTSGSGYDPDISPADALVQVPMVAHATGVPAASLRRIIAEQTHGPELGFLGASYIDVLQLNEALASLR from the coding sequence ATGCTCGTCAACCTGCGCCGCTCGTTGGTCTTCGCGGTGATCGCCGTCGTCGGCACGCTGCTCTACGCCCTCGTCGGAACGGGGCTCTCGCAGGTGCTCTTCAAGAGCCAGGCGGACGGCTCGATCACCGCCAGGGGCTCGACGCTCATCGGTCAGAACTGGGCGGCGGCGAGCTGTTCGGGCCACCTCATCGGGAGCTGCGTCTTCCACGGGCGACCCGACGACACCGGTCCCTACGCGGCGGACCCGAAGAAGAACATCTCCGGTGGCGACAACCCGCTCGTGGCGAACGGCGTGGACGGGGAGTCGGCGGCCACCAACCTCGGGCCCCGCTCGGTGACGCTGCGCGACGACACCGAGGCGCTCGTCGCCTACTGGCACCACCTCGGCGTGTCCGATCCCACGCCGGACCTCGTGACGACCTCGGGGAGCGGCTACGACCCCGACATCAGCCCCGCCGACGCGCTCGTCCAGGTCCCGATGGTCGCCCACGCGACCGGGGTCCCGGCGGCGTCGCTGCGGCGGATCATCGCCGAGCAGACGCACGGCCCCGAGCTCGGCTTCCTCGGAGCCAGCTACATCGACGTCCTCCAGCTCAATGAGGCGCTGGCGAGCCTGCGGTGA
- a CDS encoding ATP-binding protein, with protein sequence MQRRLIGSLVGVLAAVAVGALMLPIRSHIAIATAALVLIIPVVAGVTVGGWVAGLVSVLSGFVVYDYAFIPPYYTLTVGSADNWAALVVYAVVMTVVARLVAHLHDAEAAATSRAETARHLLDLSELLLTESPALGPAVVASIRDAFDIEGVTLVQSVAGRLEAVASAGAPISREQLSRLRPEAHLPVPLTTGAAQDTIQTLALASSGRPVGLLVLKNSPSSRAVREALPILANHLAIALERTALQERAHRAELLEEIDRLRQALVGAISHDLRTPLATIKVASSTLALRAGTLPAGELAELHDLIDQQADRLTRLVNNLLDMTRIQTGALEVHRRPAALRDLIADALGGLASALGDRVVEVVAPEALPEADADPLLIGQVLANLLDNANRHAPPGTPITVEVAAEGGELTVAVDDRGAGVPVEEREAIFETFVRFDTGGRSGLGLAIAKAFVEAHGNRIWVEEAVGGGARFVFTLPEAPPLDGGPQP encoded by the coding sequence ATGCAGCGCAGGCTGATCGGCTCGCTCGTCGGCGTCCTCGCCGCCGTCGCCGTCGGCGCGCTGATGCTGCCGATCCGCTCGCACATCGCGATCGCGACCGCGGCGCTCGTGCTGATCATCCCCGTCGTCGCGGGCGTCACCGTCGGCGGCTGGGTCGCCGGCCTCGTGAGCGTGCTCTCCGGCTTCGTCGTCTACGACTACGCCTTCATCCCGCCGTACTACACGCTCACCGTCGGGAGCGCGGACAACTGGGCGGCGCTCGTCGTCTACGCGGTCGTGATGACCGTCGTCGCCCGCCTCGTCGCCCACCTCCATGACGCCGAGGCCGCCGCGACCTCACGGGCCGAGACCGCCCGCCACCTCCTCGACCTCTCCGAGCTGCTGCTCACCGAGTCCCCGGCGCTCGGGCCGGCTGTCGTCGCCTCGATACGGGACGCCTTCGACATCGAGGGGGTCACCCTCGTGCAGTCGGTCGCCGGTCGCCTGGAGGCCGTCGCCTCGGCGGGGGCACCGATCTCGCGCGAACAGCTGAGCCGGCTGCGCCCCGAGGCGCACCTCCCCGTGCCGCTCACCACCGGCGCCGCACAGGACACGATCCAGACGCTCGCGCTCGCCTCCTCGGGGCGCCCCGTCGGCCTCCTCGTGCTGAAGAACTCCCCGAGCTCGAGGGCGGTCCGCGAGGCCCTCCCGATCCTCGCCAACCACCTCGCGATCGCGCTCGAGCGCACCGCGCTGCAGGAGCGGGCGCACCGCGCCGAGCTGCTCGAGGAGATCGACCGCCTCCGCCAGGCACTCGTCGGCGCGATCTCCCATGACCTGCGCACCCCGCTCGCGACGATCAAGGTGGCCTCCTCGACGCTCGCGCTGCGCGCCGGGACGCTCCCCGCCGGCGAGCTCGCCGAGCTGCACGACCTCATCGACCAGCAGGCCGACCGCCTCACCCGCCTCGTGAACAACCTGCTCGACATGACCCGCATCCAGACCGGCGCCCTCGAGGTGCACCGGCGGCCGGCCGCGCTCCGCGACCTCATCGCCGACGCCCTCGGCGGGCTCGCCTCGGCGCTCGGCGACCGGGTCGTCGAGGTCGTCGCCCCCGAGGCGCTCCCCGAGGCGGACGCCGACCCCCTGCTCATCGGCCAGGTGCTCGCCAACCTGCTCGACAACGCCAACCGCCACGCCCCGCCCGGCACGCCGATCACCGTGGAGGTCGCCGCCGAGGGCGGTGAGCTCACCGTCGCCGTCGACGACCGCGGCGCGGGGGTGCCCGTCGAGGAGCGCGAAGCGATCTTCGAGACCTTCGTCCGCTTCGACACCGGGGGCCGCTCGGGTCTCGGCCTCGCCATCGCCAAGGCCTTCGTCGAGGCACACGGCAACCGGATCTGGGTGGAGGAGGCGGTGGGCGGTGGCGCGCGCTTCGTCTTCACCCTCCCCGAGGCTCCTCCCCTCGACGGCGGGCCGCAGCCGTGA